From a single Parambassis ranga chromosome 2, fParRan2.1, whole genome shotgun sequence genomic region:
- the LOC114445261 gene encoding GATA zinc finger domain-containing protein 14-like, with amino-acid sequence MPLMPIYNYSNMALTNTNQYVSTENSDDEDLPPPPPPLCCPRQRTDNHHRCINHHRCTYNNHHSCWSNNYSCRSNNHHSCRSNNYSCRSNNHHSCRSNNYSCRSNNHHSCRSNNYSCRSNNHHSCRSNNYSCRSNIHHSCRSNNHHSCRSNNYSCRSNNYSCRSNNHHSCRSNIHHSCRSNNHHSCRSNNYSCRSNNHHSCRSNNYSCRSNNHHSCRSNIHHSCRSNIHHSCRGNNRRYCEANHSSLLCRVQ; translated from the exons ATGCCTCTGATGCCTATTTACAATTACTCAAACATGGCTCTTACAAACACAAATCAATATGTTTCAACAGAAaacagtgatgatgaagatctgcctcctcctcctcctcctctgtgttg CCCCAGGCAACGCACAGACAACCACCACCGCTGCATCAACCACCACCGCTGCACCTacaacaaccaccacagctgctggagcaacaACTACAGCTGCCGGAGCAACAACCACCACAGCTGCCGGAGCAACAACTACAGCTGCCGGAGCAACAACCACCACAGCTGCCGGAGCAACAACTACAGCTGCCGGAGCAACAACCACCACAGCTGCCGGAGCAACAACTACAGCTGCCGGAGCAACAACCACCACAGCTGCCGGAGCAACAACTACAGCTGCCGGAGCAACATCCACCACAGCTGCCGGAGCAACAACCACCACAGCTGCCGGAGCAACAACTACAGCTGCCGGAGCAACAACTACAGCTGCCGGAGCAACAACCACCACAGCTGCCGGAGCAACATCCACCACAGCTGCCGGAGCAACAACCACCACAGCTGCCGGAGCAACAACTACAGCTGCCGGAGCAACAACCACCACAGCTGCCGGAGCAACAACTACAGCTGCCGGAGCAACAACCACCACAGCTGCCGGAGCAACATCCACCACAGTTGCCGGAGCAACATCCACCACAGTTGCCGGGGGAACAACCGCCGCTACTGCGAAGCCAACCAcagctccctcctctgcagggtTCAATAA